A section of the Pimelobacter simplex genome encodes:
- a CDS encoding VOC family protein, whose amino-acid sequence MAIARSPQFVLDCPDPRVLAEFYGALLGWPSRVHEPGVWISISSGEHHIHFQAVDPDTYRPPQWPGQEVPQQVHLDVDVDDLDEAEAAVLALGATKHEHQPGTTFRVFLDPAGHPFCLCQG is encoded by the coding sequence ATGGCCATCGCACGCAGTCCGCAATTCGTCCTCGACTGTCCCGACCCGCGCGTGCTCGCGGAGTTCTACGGCGCCCTGCTCGGGTGGCCGTCGCGCGTCCACGAGCCGGGGGTGTGGATCTCGATCTCCTCGGGCGAGCACCACATCCACTTCCAGGCCGTCGATCCCGACACCTACCGGCCCCCGCAGTGGCCGGGCCAGGAGGTGCCCCAGCAGGTCCACCTCGATGTCGACGTCGACGACCTCGACGAGGCCGAGGCGGCGGTGCTCGCGCTCGGAGCGACCAAGCACGAGCACCAGCCCGGGACGACCTTCCGGGTCTTCCTCGACCCGGCCGGTCATCCCTTCTGCCTGTGCCAGGGCTGA
- a CDS encoding Uma2 family endonuclease produces MAHRTEPDVAVALLSDHLTPWLAADLARFRAEDGWAVEILDGTLVVATDPATGLPWTPADLARFPEGNLFEVVEGRLFVNAQPNPLHQLVADHLRALLTDQVGADLVALREIGMRLDRSLVGPDISVVRRAEVDWKAAEQPASAAVLVIEVASPSTRRTDRTLKAAAYAEAGIPGYWRIELDPVRVIAFGLHAGAYAELGTWGAGQTVEVDQPVVVRFDPAALLP; encoded by the coding sequence ATGGCCCACCGCACCGAACCCGACGTCGCGGTCGCCCTGCTCTCCGACCACCTCACCCCGTGGCTCGCCGCCGACCTCGCCCGGTTCCGGGCCGAGGACGGCTGGGCGGTCGAGATCCTCGACGGCACGCTCGTCGTCGCCACCGACCCCGCGACCGGCCTGCCGTGGACACCCGCCGACCTCGCCCGGTTCCCCGAGGGCAACCTGTTCGAGGTCGTCGAGGGGCGGTTGTTCGTGAACGCGCAGCCCAACCCCCTGCACCAGCTCGTCGCCGACCACCTGCGCGCGCTCCTCACCGACCAGGTCGGCGCCGACCTGGTCGCGCTCCGCGAGATCGGCATGCGGCTGGACCGCTCGCTCGTCGGGCCCGACATCAGCGTGGTCCGGCGGGCCGAGGTCGACTGGAAGGCGGCCGAGCAGCCGGCCTCCGCCGCCGTCCTGGTGATCGAGGTCGCCTCCCCCAGCACCCGCCGGACCGACCGCACCCTCAAGGCCGCCGCCTACGCCGAGGCCGGCATCCCCGGCTACTGGCGCATCGAGCTCGACCCGGTCCGGGTGATCGCCTTCGGGCTGCACGCGGGCGCCTACGCCGAGCTCGGCACCTGGGGCGCCGGCCAGACGGTCGAGGTCGACCAGCCGGTCGTCGTACGGTTCGACCCGGCGGCGCTGCTGCCCTGA
- a CDS encoding MarR family winged helix-turn-helix transcriptional regulator gives MSREQGQPTAVDQVLELVVLLHRDMQLSFERDGLTEARARLLWVLRGGPVTQRELADALAVTPRNVTGLVDGLVATGYVARAPHPTDRRAVLVTLTDTGTTLLTSMVDGYAEMHEVLFGALSERQLRDLRRTLTLVNDRLRARVEQDWGTP, from the coding sequence ATGAGCCGCGAGCAGGGTCAGCCCACCGCCGTCGACCAGGTCCTCGAGCTGGTCGTGCTGCTCCACCGCGACATGCAGCTCTCGTTCGAGCGCGACGGGCTCACCGAGGCCCGGGCGCGCCTGCTCTGGGTGCTGCGCGGGGGACCGGTCACCCAGCGCGAGCTGGCCGACGCGCTCGCGGTCACCCCGCGCAACGTCACCGGACTGGTCGACGGCCTCGTCGCCACCGGGTACGTCGCCCGCGCCCCGCACCCGACCGACCGGCGCGCCGTCCTGGTCACCCTCACCGACACCGGGACCACGCTGCTGACCTCGATGGTCGACGGCTACGCCGAGATGCACGAGGTCCTCTTCGGGGCGCTCTCCGAGCGCCAGCTCCGCGACCTGCGCCGCACGCTGACGCTCGTCAACGACCGGCTCCGGGCCCGCGTCGAGCAGGACTGGGGCACGCCGTGA
- a CDS encoding sulfotransferase family protein — translation MSEPRQRADVGTFEDICEAATRTTGLTDFGFADAPGHEEAFRILVEDLGSAEAGLTGVGNYFMRSQVKSALVARLLTQARFTEFPQHADVAIERPIFVLGLPRTGTTALSRLLCADPANQGLEMWLTEFPQPRPPRETWEDDPVFNAMQAAFREHHITNPEFMGIHYSDATEPEECWRVLRQTGKSLGFESLAHVPAYSRWLATQPWTDAYERHRRNLQLIGLNDQDKRWVLKNPSHLIALDALLEVYPDALVVMTQRDPVTSVASACSLSAEATDGHSTTFVGETLGRDQLGHLTRQWDAFWQAREKADESQFFDVDYRGFVQDPVGTVGAIYDAFGLTWSAEAQSAVRKLDDESRSGPRRPAHQYDLADYGITEDEVRASFVR, via the coding sequence ATGAGCGAGCCCCGCCAGCGCGCGGACGTCGGCACCTTCGAGGACATCTGCGAGGCGGCGACCCGCACCACCGGCCTGACCGACTTCGGCTTCGCCGACGCCCCAGGGCACGAGGAGGCGTTCCGGATCCTGGTCGAGGACCTCGGCTCGGCCGAGGCCGGGCTGACCGGGGTCGGCAACTACTTCATGCGCTCGCAGGTCAAGAGCGCGCTGGTGGCCCGGCTGCTCACCCAGGCCCGGTTCACCGAGTTCCCGCAGCACGCCGACGTCGCGATCGAGCGGCCGATCTTCGTGCTCGGCCTCCCCCGGACCGGTACGACGGCGCTCAGCCGGCTGCTCTGCGCCGACCCGGCGAACCAGGGCCTGGAGATGTGGCTGACCGAGTTCCCCCAGCCGCGCCCGCCGCGGGAGACCTGGGAGGACGACCCCGTCTTCAACGCCATGCAGGCGGCGTTCCGCGAGCACCACATCACCAACCCCGAGTTCATGGGCATCCACTACTCCGACGCCACCGAGCCGGAGGAGTGCTGGCGGGTGCTGCGCCAGACCGGCAAGTCGCTCGGCTTCGAGTCGCTGGCCCACGTGCCGGCGTACTCGCGCTGGCTGGCGACCCAGCCGTGGACCGACGCCTACGAGCGGCACCGCCGGAACCTGCAGCTGATCGGCCTGAACGACCAGGACAAGCGCTGGGTGCTCAAGAACCCGTCGCACCTGATCGCGCTCGACGCGCTGCTGGAGGTCTACCCCGACGCGCTGGTCGTGATGACCCAGCGCGACCCGGTCACCTCGGTCGCGTCGGCCTGCTCCCTGTCCGCCGAGGCGACCGACGGGCACTCGACGACCTTCGTCGGCGAGACCCTCGGGCGCGACCAGCTCGGCCACCTCACCCGGCAGTGGGACGCGTTCTGGCAGGCGCGGGAGAAGGCGGACGAGAGCCAGTTCTTCGACGTCGACTACCGCGGCTTCGTGCAGGACCCGGTCGGCACCGTCGGCGCGATCTACGACGCCTTCGGGCTGACCTGGAGCGCCGAGGCGCAGAGCGCCGTCCGCAAGCTCGACGACGAGTCGCGCAGCGGTCCGCGCCGCCCGGCCCACCAGTACGACCTCGCGGACTACGGCATCACCGAGGACGAGGTCCGCGCGTCGTTCGTGCGCTGA
- a CDS encoding cytochrome P450, which translates to MTTEVPAPAPPADDTIALTMSRFRSMSVVGGSGLPRVPLDQLPPGPRWPALVQTVALMRFRHQFHPWLQRRYGDAFTLNLVPGGRPLVLFTAPEATKEIFAGDPEVFHAGRGNAILGPIMGQHSLLLQDSTDHHRARKLLMPAFLGHALRGYRSMVAEVAADEIGGWREDETFRALERMNALTLEVILRVVFGVTDERRLARLRPAVNQTVEISPAILLGWAYPRLQKLGPWRRTVDNQVELDRLMYAEIRERRAADDLDERTDVLSRLLSVHDADGENGLSDIELRDQLVTLLLAGHETTASALSWALAEIGHRPDLVARAQRAADEGDDAWLEAALKESMRLHPIIPMVVRTLMKPATVGGLDLPAGTTVGPSIIVSHQRDESFPDPEVFRPERFLGPAAQTPPLNVWIPFGGGVRRCIGAGFSLMEGVEVLREVFRQYDVTAVGSDVPKVRNITSVPRRGARIRVRARAAR; encoded by the coding sequence GTGACGACCGAGGTCCCCGCACCCGCGCCCCCTGCCGACGACACGATCGCGCTCACCATGAGCCGGTTCCGGTCGATGAGCGTCGTCGGCGGGAGCGGCCTGCCGCGCGTGCCTCTCGACCAGCTGCCGCCCGGTCCGCGGTGGCCGGCCCTGGTCCAGACGGTCGCGCTGATGCGCTTCCGGCACCAGTTCCACCCCTGGCTCCAGCGCCGGTACGGCGACGCGTTCACCCTCAACCTCGTGCCCGGCGGCCGCCCGCTGGTGCTCTTCACCGCCCCCGAGGCGACCAAGGAGATCTTCGCCGGGGACCCCGAGGTCTTCCATGCCGGTCGCGGCAACGCGATCCTCGGCCCGATCATGGGCCAGCACTCGCTGCTGCTGCAGGACTCCACCGACCACCACCGCGCCCGCAAGCTGCTCATGCCGGCGTTCCTGGGCCACGCACTGCGCGGGTACCGCTCGATGGTCGCCGAGGTCGCCGCCGACGAGATCGGCGGCTGGCGCGAGGACGAGACCTTCCGGGCGCTGGAGCGGATGAACGCCCTCACCCTCGAGGTCATCCTCCGCGTCGTCTTCGGCGTCACCGACGAGCGCCGGCTGGCCCGGCTGCGGCCCGCCGTCAACCAGACCGTCGAGATCAGCCCCGCGATCCTCCTCGGCTGGGCGTACCCGCGGCTGCAGAAGCTCGGCCCCTGGCGCCGCACGGTCGACAACCAGGTCGAGCTCGACCGCCTCATGTACGCCGAGATCCGCGAGCGCCGCGCCGCCGACGACCTCGACGAGCGGACCGACGTCCTGTCCCGGCTGCTGTCGGTCCACGACGCCGACGGCGAGAACGGGCTCTCCGACATCGAGCTGCGCGACCAGCTCGTCACGCTGCTGCTCGCCGGCCACGAGACGACCGCCTCGGCCCTGTCGTGGGCGCTCGCCGAGATCGGCCACCGCCCCGACCTGGTCGCCCGCGCCCAGCGCGCCGCCGACGAGGGCGACGACGCCTGGCTCGAGGCCGCGCTCAAGGAGTCGATGCGGCTGCACCCGATCATCCCCATGGTGGTGCGGACCCTGATGAAGCCGGCCACCGTCGGCGGCCTCGACCTGCCGGCCGGCACCACCGTCGGGCCCTCGATCATCGTCAGCCACCAGCGCGACGAGAGCTTCCCCGACCCCGAGGTGTTCCGCCCCGAGCGCTTCCTCGGCCCGGCCGCGCAGACCCCGCCGCTCAACGTCTGGATTCCGTTCGGCGGCGGTGTGCGCCGCTGCATCGGCGCCGGCTTCTCGCTCATGGAGGGCGTCGAGGTGCTTCGCGAGGTCTTCCGCCAGTACGACGTCACCGCGGTCGGCTCCGACGTGCCCAAGGTCCGCAACATCACGAGCGTCCCGCGCCGGGGCGCCCGGATCCGGGTCCGGGCCCGGGCGGCGCGCTGA
- a CDS encoding SDR family oxidoreductase, translating to MVDLLTDKVVVLSGVGPGLGRSLGEEAAKMGADLVLASRTPERLEKMAEVVRSYGRRALVVPTDITDEDQRKALVEASLDEFGKVDCLINNAFGIPPMDPISTLDLEGLRNANETNVFAPLRLSALFSDALAATEDKVGGSVIMVNSCVIYSSQPEYSGYKLSKGTLEHLAQSLATELGPRGIRVNSVAPSYIYEDVNKAYFDWIAQESGRTHEDVYAEKAAPTDLKRLATPDEVARATLFLASDLASAVTGQMLNVDCGEFHA from the coding sequence ATGGTGGATCTGCTGACCGACAAGGTCGTCGTACTGTCCGGAGTCGGCCCGGGGCTCGGTCGCTCCCTGGGCGAGGAGGCCGCGAAGATGGGGGCCGACCTCGTCCTGGCGAGCCGTACCCCCGAGCGCCTGGAGAAGATGGCCGAGGTGGTCCGGTCCTACGGGCGCCGCGCGCTCGTCGTCCCGACCGACATCACCGACGAGGACCAGCGCAAGGCGCTGGTGGAGGCCTCCCTCGACGAGTTCGGCAAGGTCGACTGCCTCATCAACAACGCGTTCGGCATCCCGCCGATGGACCCGATCAGCACGCTCGACCTCGAGGGCCTGCGCAACGCCAACGAGACCAACGTCTTCGCGCCGCTGCGCCTCTCGGCACTGTTCTCCGACGCGCTCGCCGCGACCGAGGACAAGGTCGGCGGCTCGGTGATCATGGTCAACTCCTGCGTCATCTACAGCAGCCAGCCCGAGTACTCCGGCTACAAGCTCTCCAAGGGCACCCTGGAGCACCTCGCGCAGTCACTCGCCACCGAGCTCGGCCCGCGCGGCATCCGGGTCAACAGCGTGGCGCCGTCCTACATCTACGAGGACGTCAACAAGGCCTACTTCGACTGGATCGCGCAGGAGTCGGGCCGCACCCACGAGGACGTGTACGCCGAGAAGGCCGCGCCGACCGACCTCAAGCGGCTCGCGACCCCCGACGAGGTCGCCCGGGCGACGCTGTTCCTCGCCTCCGACCTTGCCTCCGCGGTGACCGGGCAGATGCTCAACGTCGACTGCGGCGAGTTCCACGCATGA
- a CDS encoding nitroreductase family protein → MEFAEVVRQRRMTRAYAPDPVDPAVLERALDHATRAPSAGFSQGWAFVVLDTPETVRGFWEAQADTSAPDRWLAGMMSAPVVVVPCSRRDAYLERYAEADKRRAGLHERDESRWAMPYWHLDTAMAALLLLQSVTDAGLGACFFGLVPSRVDAVKEVLGLVDTPGSPGSPGTPGTPGSAGEAPHPIGAITIGHPAPDGSGARGSASRRRRTPWREVAHRGRWGAGWA, encoded by the coding sequence ATGGAGTTCGCAGAGGTGGTCCGCCAGCGCCGGATGACGCGCGCCTACGCCCCCGACCCGGTCGATCCGGCGGTGCTGGAGCGGGCGCTCGACCACGCGACCCGGGCGCCGAGCGCGGGGTTCTCGCAGGGCTGGGCGTTCGTGGTGCTCGACACCCCCGAGACCGTTCGCGGCTTCTGGGAGGCCCAGGCCGACACGAGCGCGCCGGACCGCTGGCTGGCCGGCATGATGAGCGCCCCCGTGGTGGTCGTGCCGTGCAGCCGCCGCGACGCCTACCTGGAGCGCTACGCCGAGGCGGACAAGCGGCGCGCCGGGCTCCACGAGCGCGACGAGAGCCGCTGGGCCATGCCCTACTGGCACCTCGACACCGCGATGGCCGCGCTGCTGCTCCTCCAGTCGGTCACCGACGCCGGGCTGGGCGCCTGCTTCTTCGGACTGGTGCCGAGCCGGGTCGACGCGGTCAAGGAGGTCCTCGGCCTCGTCGACACCCCCGGCTCCCCCGGCTCCCCCGGCACCCCCGGCACCCCCGGCAGCGCCGGCGAGGCGCCGCACCCCATTGGCGCGATCACGATCGGGCACCCGGCACCGGACGGCTCCGGCGCGCGGGGCTCGGCGAGCCGGCGCCGCCGTACGCCGTGGCGCGAGGTGGCCCACCGCGGCCGCTGGGGAGCGGGGTGGGCCTGA
- a CDS encoding helix-turn-helix transcriptional regulator translates to MTAVTAVSAVSVRGAMMVPVAAHSSLTMVGRDAELAEASAVLDDAVRSAETGTPHRVVLLSGDAGVGKTRLLRALRDHALERDWQVLAGHCLDFGDSALPYLPFSEVLGRIATQRPALVDEVAAQHPALERLRPGRRTRSAGESDDEHRRATDRGDTFGAVQAMLEAAAAEAPVLLVVEDLHWADQSTRDMLGYLFTRTFEQPVAIVASYRSDDLHRRHPLRRQVAEWSRLPQVARLPLAPLPETAVRALVRELQPRGLDARAVARIVERAEGNAFFVEELVASGHCADVPDDLADLLLVRLDGLGEAARHVVRVASVAGRRVSHDLLAGTADLSAGAFDDGVRQAVEMNVLEAGGDRYSFRHALLGEAVYDDLLPGERVRLHARYADALAGSPGLGTAAELALHARRANDLDRAATASVEAGDEAMEVGGPDEAADHFQQALELLEDPERGERIDIDRAKIVVKAADALTAGGDALRAAQLLGAQLSATARQPEGMPDAARARMLSRYADILMMTEIALDAVALSSEAVALSPPGESMLRAKILAAHARILVSYHPDRADEAEAFATEALALAERLAMPALTADIVTTLGGLRVKIADGDEQSRLREALVAAVDHAVAAGAVDAEVRGRWLLGRSYQDTGDWAPSVQWFESALGGVDRIGLVWAPYVIDSRWQLTWIRYALGDWDDVLSLVSVVDDQAGPDIPRGILEPARYAVLNARGVAPDEVRAGLARLRRLWRDEGGVAVFAAGVEIEVAALRGDAATALATYDEVIGVLAQIWHDHFGGRVRLVATTLDAVARAMPRATAAERRTLLDRADQLRADSDAVLAWHRERGSPWGPEGQMWEARVLAEHLRVRWLAGVPGPRDELVDAWSAALTRAVDFGHVPEEARIRAASAQIHRLLGDTARARDEAAAARALAERLGAPALVADLVGEGTTAPAAAPGATPAVTLTARELEILALVAEGRTNGEIGKQLFISTKTVSVHVSNILGKLGAAGRTEAAAIARRDGLLD, encoded by the coding sequence GTGACCGCGGTGACCGCGGTGAGCGCGGTGTCGGTCCGCGGCGCCATGATGGTGCCCGTGGCCGCACACAGCAGCCTGACCATGGTCGGGCGCGACGCCGAGCTCGCTGAGGCGAGCGCGGTGCTCGACGACGCCGTCCGGTCGGCCGAGACCGGCACCCCCCACCGGGTGGTGCTCCTCTCGGGGGACGCCGGCGTCGGCAAGACCCGCCTGCTGCGTGCCCTGCGCGACCACGCGCTCGAGCGCGACTGGCAGGTGCTGGCCGGCCACTGCCTCGACTTCGGCGACAGCGCCCTGCCGTACCTCCCGTTCAGCGAGGTGCTGGGGCGGATCGCGACCCAGCGGCCCGCGCTCGTCGACGAGGTCGCCGCGCAGCACCCGGCGCTCGAGCGGCTCCGGCCCGGCCGGCGTACGCGCTCGGCGGGCGAGTCCGACGACGAGCACCGCCGCGCGACCGATCGCGGGGACACCTTCGGCGCGGTCCAGGCGATGCTCGAGGCCGCGGCCGCCGAGGCGCCCGTGCTCCTCGTCGTCGAGGACCTGCACTGGGCCGACCAGTCCACCCGGGACATGCTCGGCTACCTCTTCACCCGCACCTTCGAGCAGCCCGTCGCGATCGTCGCGTCGTACCGTTCGGACGACCTCCACCGCCGGCACCCGCTGCGCCGGCAGGTGGCGGAGTGGTCCCGGCTGCCGCAGGTCGCGCGCCTGCCGCTCGCTCCGCTGCCCGAGACGGCCGTCCGGGCGCTGGTGCGCGAGCTCCAGCCCCGCGGGCTCGACGCCCGTGCCGTCGCCCGGATCGTCGAGCGCGCCGAGGGCAACGCCTTCTTCGTCGAGGAGCTGGTCGCCTCCGGCCACTGCGCCGACGTGCCCGACGACCTCGCGGACCTGCTGCTGGTCCGCCTGGACGGGCTCGGCGAGGCCGCGCGCCACGTCGTACGGGTGGCGAGCGTGGCGGGTCGCCGGGTCTCCCACGACCTGCTCGCCGGCACGGCCGACCTCTCCGCCGGGGCCTTCGACGACGGTGTGCGCCAGGCGGTCGAGATGAACGTCCTCGAGGCCGGCGGCGACCGTTACTCCTTCCGGCACGCGCTGCTCGGCGAGGCCGTCTACGACGACCTGCTGCCCGGCGAGCGGGTCCGGCTCCACGCCCGGTACGCCGACGCGCTCGCCGGCAGCCCCGGCCTCGGGACCGCCGCCGAGCTGGCGCTCCACGCCCGCCGCGCCAACGACCTCGACCGCGCGGCGACCGCGAGCGTCGAGGCCGGCGACGAGGCGATGGAGGTGGGCGGCCCCGACGAGGCGGCCGACCACTTCCAGCAGGCGCTCGAGCTGCTCGAGGACCCCGAGCGGGGCGAGCGCATCGACATCGACCGCGCCAAGATCGTGGTCAAGGCGGCCGACGCACTCACCGCCGGCGGCGACGCGCTGCGCGCGGCCCAGCTGCTCGGCGCCCAGCTCTCGGCGACCGCCCGGCAGCCCGAGGGGATGCCCGACGCGGCCCGCGCCCGGATGCTCAGCCGCTATGCCGACATCCTGATGATGACCGAGATCGCGCTCGACGCGGTCGCGCTCTCGTCCGAGGCGGTCGCGCTGAGCCCGCCCGGCGAGAGCATGCTGCGCGCCAAGATCCTCGCGGCCCACGCCCGGATCCTGGTCAGCTACCACCCCGACCGCGCCGACGAGGCCGAGGCGTTCGCGACCGAGGCGCTGGCCCTCGCCGAGCGCCTCGCGATGCCGGCGCTGACCGCCGACATCGTCACCACCCTCGGTGGGCTGCGGGTCAAGATCGCCGACGGCGACGAGCAGAGCCGGCTGCGCGAGGCGCTCGTCGCCGCGGTCGACCACGCGGTCGCCGCCGGCGCGGTCGACGCCGAGGTCCGCGGCCGGTGGCTGCTCGGCCGCTCCTACCAGGACACCGGCGACTGGGCGCCCTCCGTGCAGTGGTTCGAGTCGGCCCTCGGCGGGGTCGACCGGATCGGCCTGGTCTGGGCGCCCTACGTCATCGACTCGCGCTGGCAGCTCACCTGGATCCGCTACGCCCTGGGCGACTGGGACGACGTCCTGTCCCTCGTCTCGGTCGTCGACGACCAGGCCGGGCCCGACATCCCGCGCGGCATCCTCGAACCCGCCCGCTACGCCGTGCTCAACGCCCGCGGTGTCGCGCCCGACGAGGTCCGGGCCGGGCTGGCCCGGCTCCGCCGGCTGTGGCGCGACGAGGGCGGGGTCGCGGTCTTCGCGGCCGGGGTCGAGATCGAGGTGGCCGCGCTGCGTGGCGACGCGGCGACCGCGCTCGCGACGTACGACGAGGTGATCGGCGTCCTCGCCCAGATCTGGCACGACCACTTCGGCGGCCGGGTGCGGCTGGTCGCGACCACGCTCGACGCCGTCGCCCGGGCGATGCCGCGGGCCACGGCCGCCGAGCGCCGTACCCTCCTCGACCGGGCCGACCAGCTCCGTGCCGACAGTGACGCCGTCCTCGCCTGGCACCGTGAGCGGGGCAGCCCGTGGGGTCCCGAGGGACAGATGTGGGAGGCGCGGGTGCTCGCCGAGCACCTGCGGGTCCGCTGGCTGGCCGGTGTCCCCGGCCCGCGCGACGAGCTCGTCGACGCCTGGTCGGCTGCCCTGACCCGTGCGGTCGACTTCGGTCACGTCCCCGAGGAGGCCCGGATCCGCGCCGCCTCGGCCCAGATCCACCGGCTCCTCGGCGACACCGCCCGGGCCCGCGACGAGGCCGCCGCGGCACGGGCCCTCGCCGAGAGGCTGGGCGCGCCCGCACTCGTCGCCGACCTCGTCGGCGAGGGGACGACGGCGCCCGCCGCCGCGCCCGGAGCGACCCCTGCGGTCACCCTCACCGCCCGCGAGCTCGAGATCCTCGCGCTCGTCGCCGAGGGCCGGACGAACGGCGAGATCGGCAAGCAGCTCTTCATCAGCACCAAGACGGTGAGCGTCCACGTCTCCAACATCCTCGGCAAGCTCGGCGCGGCCGGGCGGACCGAGGCGGCGGCGATCGCCCGGCGCGACGGCCTGTTGGACTGA